The proteins below are encoded in one region of Roseovarius bejariae:
- a CDS encoding DUF3631 domain-containing protein yields the protein MAGNGHYDADRIRQLLKSEGNIRRVIDDLYGPDAAYDARSKVITIADVLGGSGESCKIQLSGTYAGRFRDFNPGGTRESGDLIDAVMEVRRLSFPEALAHVGALLGEAPRLQSVETPKKPPASKTHDDLQPINPETLIRYQSLLDREPRAIAYLEGRGLNRGTIERFGLGIAPPYPHDAPKDKQTRCALTSPIVDRRGRFLGRMPKTTIPGLTTNPRDAKGWCHGNPQSYWDGKIGHKTRLFVTEGMKDLWRLSQEIQGTGLGSEMALLTSTHGSGIPEEWKDPEFWAPWDEIFLGQDADPAGQAMAQKCRRLAMRDVRRMRPPGVEGADWTDYFQSGARLTDFEALLAEAPRLEARIEEAKPDRPLDADDDGEYAIERININGAFQKGQLYYPFRVRRTETVEVLEHLPDGRRIKVPKKTHVLVTQIVRSDGDVLTPKEMPSPAGTADEDRIIALEDGTIITSIPRPEDYATWRTESINAYIAKVRENQEPHRPFGEIMGDLLDHLRTTTWLPHEPDYALMAAYVAMSYVYNAFEAIPMLLMNGEKGSGKSTTAEAIADLSYNGHVLGAGSEKAMIRFVDMGRGLLVLDDLEKVGQRRGRQGAAEFNDINQILKVSYNKKTGVKTIVDSNGNNQRLVFYGPKVITNISGLDPVNESRTYTIHCRPMPLDVALSGRIKGHNRERCDELRQELHAWGMAQARTAREIYEERMATLGDRAKQIAAPLEVIAEMAGNEDFSAQLKQAIERQGARRAEDVTPIDLLVAAATEAVARGARHYVSAEQIRLELALMPEAMMGSPAQPDDLAVLEDTRWIGKTLLAQEIRRTNESKRLRLPGGYNRWYDLSPGFVARVLQDKAEAGEPVAAPYPGDDPRHALRYCEDEPSCASCPYSGSCRIVQKDIYEQKSRMTGPIGGKI from the coding sequence ATGGCGGGTAACGGTCACTACGATGCCGATCGGATCCGGCAACTCCTCAAGAGCGAGGGCAATATCCGACGGGTGATCGACGATCTCTATGGCCCGGATGCGGCCTATGATGCCCGCAGCAAGGTGATCACCATTGCCGATGTCCTCGGGGGGAGCGGAGAAAGCTGCAAGATCCAGCTCTCCGGCACCTACGCCGGCCGCTTTCGGGATTTCAATCCCGGCGGCACGCGCGAAAGCGGGGACCTCATCGACGCGGTGATGGAAGTCCGGCGCCTGTCCTTCCCGGAGGCCCTGGCCCATGTCGGCGCGCTTCTCGGTGAAGCGCCACGCCTGCAAAGCGTGGAGACACCGAAAAAGCCACCCGCATCCAAGACCCACGATGACCTGCAGCCGATCAACCCCGAGACCCTGATACGCTACCAGTCGCTTCTGGACCGGGAGCCGCGGGCCATCGCTTATCTGGAAGGGCGCGGCCTGAACCGGGGTACGATCGAGCGCTTCGGCCTCGGGATCGCGCCGCCCTACCCTCACGACGCCCCGAAAGACAAACAGACACGCTGTGCCCTCACCTCCCCGATCGTGGACCGCCGGGGCCGGTTCCTGGGGCGGATGCCCAAGACCACCATTCCCGGTCTCACCACCAATCCCCGGGACGCCAAGGGCTGGTGTCACGGGAATCCGCAATCCTACTGGGACGGGAAAATCGGCCATAAGACCCGGCTCTTTGTCACAGAAGGTATGAAGGACCTCTGGCGTCTCTCCCAGGAGATCCAGGGCACGGGGCTTGGCAGCGAAATGGCCCTGCTCACATCGACCCACGGCTCCGGGATTCCCGAGGAGTGGAAGGACCCCGAGTTCTGGGCGCCCTGGGACGAGATATTTCTTGGTCAGGATGCTGATCCGGCCGGCCAGGCTATGGCGCAGAAATGCCGCCGGCTGGCAATGCGCGATGTGCGCCGAATGCGGCCTCCCGGTGTCGAGGGGGCTGATTGGACGGATTACTTCCAGTCCGGCGCCCGGCTCACCGACTTCGAGGCCCTGCTCGCTGAGGCGCCACGGCTGGAAGCAAGGATCGAGGAGGCCAAACCGGATCGCCCGCTCGATGCGGACGACGACGGCGAATACGCCATCGAGCGGATCAACATCAACGGCGCCTTCCAGAAAGGTCAGCTCTACTACCCGTTCCGGGTGCGCCGGACCGAGACCGTCGAGGTGCTCGAGCATCTTCCCGATGGCCGCCGGATCAAGGTCCCGAAGAAGACACACGTCCTGGTCACGCAGATCGTGCGCTCCGATGGCGATGTGCTGACCCCGAAAGAAATGCCGTCGCCTGCCGGGACGGCGGATGAGGACCGGATCATCGCGCTGGAAGATGGCACGATCATTACCTCGATTCCGCGGCCGGAGGATTATGCGACCTGGCGCACAGAAAGCATCAACGCCTATATCGCCAAGGTCCGGGAAAACCAGGAGCCGCACCGCCCCTTCGGCGAGATTATGGGTGATCTCCTCGACCACCTGCGCACGACCACCTGGCTGCCCCACGAGCCCGATTATGCGTTGATGGCTGCCTATGTTGCGATGAGTTATGTCTATAACGCCTTCGAGGCGATCCCGATGCTCCTGATGAACGGCGAAAAGGGATCGGGGAAATCCACGACGGCCGAGGCGATCGCGGATCTGAGCTACAATGGTCATGTCCTCGGCGCCGGGTCCGAGAAGGCGATGATCCGTTTCGTCGATATGGGCCGCGGCCTTCTGGTGCTCGACGATCTCGAAAAGGTCGGCCAGCGGCGCGGCCGCCAGGGCGCCGCCGAGTTCAACGACATCAACCAGATCCTCAAGGTCTCCTACAACAAAAAGACCGGGGTGAAGACGATCGTCGACTCCAACGGGAACAACCAGCGCTTGGTCTTCTACGGACCCAAGGTCATCACCAATATCTCCGGGCTGGACCCGGTCAATGAAAGCCGGACCTACACGATACATTGCCGGCCGATGCCGCTCGATGTCGCCCTTTCCGGCCGCATCAAGGGCCACAACCGCGAGCGCTGCGACGAGCTGCGCCAGGAGTTGCACGCCTGGGGAATGGCCCAGGCCCGCACCGCCCGGGAGATCTACGAGGAGCGGATGGCCACCCTCGGGGATCGCGCCAAGCAGATCGCGGCGCCGCTTGAAGTGATCGCGGAGATGGCGGGCAATGAAGATTTCTCCGCACAGCTCAAACAGGCGATCGAGCGCCAGGGCGCGCGGCGGGCCGAAGATGTCACGCCGATCGACCTGCTTGTCGCAGCTGCGACAGAGGCCGTGGCGCGCGGCGCCCGCCATTATGTCAGCGCCGAACAAATCCGGCTGGAACTTGCCCTGATGCCGGAGGCGATGATGGGGTCGCCCGCGCAACCCGACGATCTGGCCGTGCTCGAGGACACGCGCTGGATCGGGAAAACACTTCTCGCCCAGGAAATCCGACGCACCAACGAGAGCAAGCGCCTGCGCCTGCCCGGCGGCTATAACCGCTGGTATGATCTCAGCCCGGGTTTCGTGGCGCGTGTTCTGCAGGATAAGGCCGAGGCCGGCGAGCCCGTTGCGGCCCCCTACCCTGGCGACGACCCCCGGCACGCGCTGCGCTACTGCGAGGATGAGCCGAGCTGTGCGAGTTGCCCTTATTCGGGGTCCTGCCGGATCGTCCAGAAAGACATCTACGAACAGAAATCCCGAATGACGGGACCGATTGGAGGGAAGATATGA
- a CDS encoding super-infection exclusion protein B → MPSLKDFVAAMQAGWFPALAALVGCSIIIAGDFYDLPYLSATPDIVLTAAVVTSVFSFSILTANIAYVPVKVWAILKKRKAQKARRERLIRNVEEAPEEERAILAYLVSSRRQAFAAEFNDQRLAPLESKGLVIKLSGTHSALQWPYMVQQTVWEYLLEHQDHFYMEIPEGTGDPFNWRRSRW, encoded by the coding sequence ATGCCTTCACTCAAGGATTTTGTCGCAGCAATGCAAGCGGGCTGGTTCCCCGCGCTCGCGGCGCTGGTCGGCTGCTCTATTATTATCGCCGGAGACTTCTATGATCTGCCATATCTAAGCGCAACCCCGGATATCGTTTTGACAGCGGCAGTTGTAACAAGCGTGTTTTCCTTCAGCATTTTGACGGCGAATATCGCATACGTGCCCGTCAAGGTGTGGGCTATCCTAAAGAAGCGTAAGGCGCAAAAGGCGCGGCGCGAGCGGCTGATCCGAAATGTCGAGGAAGCGCCCGAAGAGGAGCGCGCAATCCTGGCATATCTTGTTTCGTCCCGGCGCCAAGCTTTCGCAGCCGAGTTCAATGATCAGAGACTTGCTCCGCTCGAGTCGAAGGGTCTGGTCATAAAACTGAGCGGCACGCATAGCGCTCTGCAATGGCCATACATGGTCCAGCAGACAGTCTGGGAATACCTACTTGAGCACCAGGATCACTTCTACATGGAAATCCCAGAGGGTACAGGAGACCCTTTTAACTGGCGCCGCTCCCGTTGGTAG
- a CDS encoding AAA family ATPase, which yields MTRKTKVIAVATQKGGAGKSTISIHLAVQAMQSKKDAEVILLDLDPQGSVADWAKLRELEDPIVLQAMPGNLSAYLSQAQEDGADYVVIDTPPHAGGTIDAAIRAADLVVIPIRPGPFDIKAADGTVEILKQAERPGLFVLSQVPAVGPEADDTTSVLQDLYPDVPVAKAQLGQRKAFMQALISGQAITEFDRPGSKAVREIIMLFAEVRGRLKSCSS from the coding sequence ATGACCCGGAAAACAAAAGTCATCGCCGTCGCGACACAGAAGGGCGGCGCCGGCAAAAGCACGATCTCGATCCATCTTGCGGTCCAGGCGATGCAGTCGAAGAAGGATGCCGAGGTGATCCTGCTGGATCTCGACCCCCAGGGGTCCGTCGCAGATTGGGCAAAGCTCCGCGAACTCGAGGACCCAATCGTCCTGCAAGCCATGCCCGGCAACCTCTCTGCCTATCTCTCTCAGGCGCAGGAGGACGGCGCCGACTACGTGGTGATCGACACGCCGCCCCATGCCGGCGGCACGATCGACGCGGCGATCCGCGCGGCGGACCTCGTGGTCATTCCCATTCGGCCCGGCCCTTTCGACATCAAAGCGGCGGATGGCACCGTGGAAATCTTGAAGCAGGCCGAACGTCCAGGTCTTTTCGTCTTGAGCCAGGTTCCGGCCGTTGGCCCGGAGGCCGACGACACCACCTCGGTGCTGCAGGACCTGTACCCGGACGTGCCGGTGGCCAAGGCGCAGCTCGGTCAACGCAAGGCGTTCATGCAGGCACTGATCTCCGGCCAGGCGATCACAGAGTTCGATCGACCAGGATCGAAGGCTGTCCGGGAAATCATTATGCTTTTCGCGGAAGTGCGCGGCAGGTTAAAGAGTTGCTCGAGTTGA
- a CDS encoding peptidoglycan-binding domain-containing protein, translated as MTIRKHRRCLGALVLTSAIASLPAFAQQADPVSELPAIEDRIAEAQQTIAQFDGGAIQSLAQYRLEVLRLNRALIENRALGDAAGLTPELVVPSVEPDPDRAAEILADIENQQRAIKTARREAETSGGLVQALALSRLETEKLTLAQLRLAWLQAQYGIATPQITAGAPPEVASPDSTPEDGDAGVASDVPWADPDHPEIDYAAEPFPSLAESDFRFKGWFAIKETRAAVDDSPKVLAINFSAFDTKAFSGQRRLLLQCVEGTPSVVYDTGDIILSDFQSNTIPVVVRIDDAAAENQSWSQLTNNKGGGLFGERGLRFIRSLYDAETLFLRAEGKRGREYDARFDLAGVRASAEAVAAACGVSLLDLDRDDYRAIQTLLNNAGFNAGTPDGVWGSGSQSAMKAFQEANDLPATGAPDRATLEAMGISF; from the coding sequence ATGACTATACGAAAACACCGTCGCTGCCTTGGAGCACTGGTCCTTACATCAGCGATTGCGTCCCTGCCCGCATTCGCGCAACAGGCAGATCCCGTTTCCGAGCTACCCGCGATCGAAGATCGGATCGCGGAAGCACAGCAAACCATCGCTCAGTTTGACGGCGGTGCCATTCAATCCTTGGCGCAATACCGCCTTGAAGTTCTTCGGCTGAACCGTGCCTTGATCGAGAATCGCGCCCTCGGCGATGCGGCAGGTCTTACGCCCGAGCTGGTCGTTCCTTCCGTGGAACCCGACCCTGATCGGGCTGCGGAGATTCTTGCTGACATCGAAAACCAGCAGCGTGCTATCAAGACGGCGCGGCGCGAGGCAGAAACCTCCGGCGGCCTTGTTCAGGCCCTTGCCCTGTCGCGCCTCGAAACCGAAAAACTGACGCTTGCACAGCTGCGGCTGGCATGGCTTCAGGCACAATACGGTATCGCAACGCCACAAATCACGGCAGGCGCACCGCCGGAGGTGGCGAGCCCGGACAGCACGCCCGAAGATGGTGATGCCGGAGTAGCGTCCGATGTGCCCTGGGCCGACCCGGATCATCCCGAGATCGATTACGCCGCCGAGCCGTTTCCATCCCTCGCCGAGAGTGATTTCCGCTTCAAGGGTTGGTTTGCCATCAAGGAGACACGCGCGGCTGTCGATGACTCACCCAAGGTTCTCGCTATCAACTTCTCCGCTTTCGACACCAAAGCCTTCTCCGGCCAGAGGCGCCTTCTTCTGCAATGCGTCGAGGGAACTCCCTCGGTCGTCTACGACACCGGCGACATCATCCTTTCGGACTTCCAGAGCAACACGATCCCGGTGGTTGTCCGAATTGATGATGCCGCCGCTGAAAACCAGAGTTGGAGCCAACTGACCAACAACAAGGGCGGCGGTCTTTTCGGCGAGCGCGGTCTGCGCTTCATTCGCAGTCTCTACGACGCCGAGACACTCTTTCTTCGTGCCGAGGGTAAACGTGGTCGGGAATATGACGCGCGTTTCGATCTGGCCGGCGTAAGGGCGTCGGCCGAAGCGGTCGCGGCGGCGTGCGGTGTATCGCTGTTGGATCTCGATCGCGATGACTATCGCGCCATCCAGACGCTTCTGAACAATGCTGGTTTCAATGCCGGTACGCCTGACGGCGTCTGGGGATCCGGTAGTCAGAGCGCGATGAAGGCGTTCCAGGAAGCCAACGATCTGCCCGCGACCGGCGCGCCGGACCGCGCAACGTTAGAGGCGATGGGGATCTCGTTCTAA
- the repB gene encoding plasmid partitioning protein RepB, whose amino-acid sequence MPRRRNSLRDLATRSKTPRLAAANTGPASGRIVELDPGLVHAGGLADRLDVGQAEIATLAESLRNAGQKVPILVRPHPEKPGEYEIVAGRRRLAACHHAGINVRAEIQDLDDKSMVMGQAIENIAREDLTYIERAKLAARMVDEADISPADIDAAFSCGKTDRSRYLKIGRGVPDDILSFVGKAPGIGRPRWEKLVAHMATDETALPRMRDALAAANTEGHSLSDSDARFSHLNDAAFRSEPQVARKETPTPATREVRLPSHERPVGTIKRGGTGLQLALRTDLKPGFLDWLAKNGELLVVQMLREYESHRMVEDISDAVNDHQEGE is encoded by the coding sequence ATGCCCCGACGCAGGAATTCTCTACGGGACTTGGCCACACGATCGAAAACACCCAGGTTGGCAGCTGCCAACACCGGCCCGGCATCTGGCCGGATCGTCGAACTTGACCCGGGACTGGTCCATGCCGGCGGCCTCGCGGATCGTCTTGATGTTGGTCAGGCTGAGATCGCAACCCTGGCCGAGAGCCTGCGGAATGCCGGGCAGAAAGTGCCGATCCTGGTGCGGCCGCATCCCGAAAAGCCTGGTGAATACGAGATCGTTGCCGGTCGTCGGCGTCTCGCGGCCTGCCACCACGCCGGGATCAACGTGCGCGCCGAGATCCAGGATCTCGACGACAAGTCCATGGTAATGGGCCAGGCGATCGAAAACATCGCGCGCGAAGACCTGACCTATATCGAGCGCGCGAAGCTCGCGGCGCGCATGGTCGATGAGGCCGACATATCCCCGGCAGATATCGACGCCGCTTTTTCCTGCGGAAAGACAGACAGATCACGGTATCTGAAGATCGGCCGCGGCGTCCCGGACGACATCCTCTCTTTTGTGGGCAAGGCCCCCGGGATCGGACGACCCCGCTGGGAGAAGCTCGTGGCCCACATGGCGACCGACGAGACGGCGCTGCCCCGGATGCGCGACGCGTTGGCAGCTGCCAACACCGAGGGGCACAGCCTCAGCGATTCCGATGCCCGCTTCTCCCATCTCAACGACGCTGCCTTTCGGTCCGAGCCTCAGGTTGCCCGGAAGGAGACGCCAACACCGGCCACGCGGGAAGTCCGCCTGCCGTCCCACGAAAGGCCCGTGGGCACGATCAAGCGTGGCGGGACCGGGCTCCAGCTGGCTCTTCGCACGGACCTCAAACCCGGGTTTCTCGACTGGCTTGCCAAAAACGGAGAGTTGCTCGTTGTGCAGATGCTGCGGGAATACGAGTCCCACCGCATGGTCGAGGACATCAGCGACGCAGTGAATGACCATCAGGAGGGCGAATGA